In Quercus robur chromosome 11, dhQueRobu3.1, whole genome shotgun sequence, the following proteins share a genomic window:
- the LOC126707038 gene encoding uncharacterized protein LOC126707038 has protein sequence MAGDPSKRNQNLYCAYHQEPGHTTDDCRNLKNHLDRLVREGKLRHLLHRPEQSNVETRQGTLRPPIGTINVILAALGRTGSSPFRVMSVGRFPTEPDEKESKRAKVSATPLIGFTEEDKQGTLQPHNDALVVTLRIGGYNVKRVLVDQGSAVEVMYPDLYKRLNLKPEDLSPYDSPLVSFEGKIVIPKGMIRLPVQTDSDVVEVNFIVVNAYSPNTTIVAQP, from the coding sequence atggcaggcgacccctcaaaacgcaatcagaatctGTACTGCGCGTACCATCAGGAGCCCGGTCACACCACCGACGATTGCAGGAATCTGAAGAACCATTTGGATCggcttgtccgagaaggaaagttgaGGCATCTATTGCACCGCCCTGAACAGTCGAATGTCGAAACCAGACAAGGCAcattgaggccacccattgGCACAATCAATGTCATTCTTGCTGCACTTGGGAGGACCGGTTCTAGCCctttcagagtaatgtcagtgggcAGGTTCCCAACTGAGCCAGATGAAAAGGAATCCAAGAGAGCCAAAGTGAGTGCCACGCCATTGATCGGGTTCACGGAGGAAGACAAGCAAGGAACCCTTCAACCCCACAACGATGCCCTAGTCGTTacgctcagaataggaggttataacgtgaaaagggtgttagttgatcaaggTAGTGCCGTGGAGGTAATGTACCCCGATTTGTATAAGAGGTTGAACTTGAAGCCAgaagacctgtcgccatacgattcCCCTCTGGTCAGCTTTGAAGGAAAGATCGTcatcccgaaaggcatgattaggctgcctgtgcaaacagactcGGACGTGGTAGAGGTGAACTTCATTGTCGTAAATGCATACTCTCCCAACACAACTATTGTGGCCCAGCCGTGA